Proteins from a genomic interval of Cyprinus carpio isolate SPL01 chromosome A21, ASM1834038v1, whole genome shotgun sequence:
- the si:dkey-183i3.5 gene encoding thread biopolymer filament subunit alpha → MTESSLHISGGAVRFGATYGGNRLFSGARGSGGVSSALSRSLGLARGGGAGAGLGLGGGLGVGFGAGAGAGAGLGLGGSALALGGGFGLGAGGARAAGIRAGVAPLRAHLGGRVFKIGGYGFNPSFISSNTTVDAGTAPMPRIDPTLPSLDTVQVIRMKEKEELQALNDKFASFIDKARSLEQHNAVLKAKISMFTNPEQGGPASTSILLTSAIGTYKSQIDSLTSTKEAIIAEIEHYKGIIEDVQARYDEETAQTKTLELDWTALKEEVDNLYLTIFELQTSIGGLEDQIALSKQVYDAKVKEVRNIVTGGVKSAVSISVDNAAQAQDLTSALTEVKAHYEALAQRSKQDALLSVQDSLSMMSVSSHPTSQTLTSAKEELRVYKLQIDSVQREIERLKSLNLQLESQVEEAEVHSSSHTETYQDQVLTLKSQLDDLRKQIAHYGQEYQELLASKMSLDVEITAYKKLLDSEENRLKSGGGVTVHMSKTVVGGGAAAGGGGLGLGAGGAGLGGGAGLGLGGGFGLGGGLGGGLGGLGLGLGGGLGFGAGAGSSFSAGSSYMSSSLSSSALSSTVY, encoded by the exons ATGACAGAGTCAAGCTTGCATATCAGTGGGGGAGCCGTCAGATTTGGAGCCACCTATGGAGGCAACCGTCTGTTCTCCGGAGCCAGGGGCAGTGGAGGTGTTAGCTCGGCTCTGTCCCGTTCACTTGGCTTGGCGAGAGGGGGTGGAGCAGGAGCTGGTCTCGGGCTGGGAGGAGGTTTGGGTGTAGGTTTTGGGGCTGGAGCTGGTGCAGGAGCAGGACTGGGCCTCGGCGGCAGTGCTCTTGCTCTCGGTGGAGGCTTTGGCCTGGGAGCCGGCGGTGCCAGAGCAGCAGGGATCAGGGCTGGTGTGGCTCCGCTGAGAGCCCATCTAGGGGGCCGAGTATTTAAAATCGGAGGCTATGGTTTCAACCCATCCTTCATCAGCTCTAACACTACAGTGGACGCGGGTACCGCTCCAATGCCCAGAATCGACCCAACACTCCCATCACTGGACACAGTGCAGGTCATACGCATGAAAGAAAAGGAGGAGCTGCAGGCCCTCAATGATAAATTTGCATCTTTCATTGATAAG GCCAGGTCTCTGGAGCAGCACAATGCAGTACTAAAAGCCAAAATTTCCATGTTTACTAACCCAGAGCAGGGTGGACCTGCCAGCACTTCCATCCTTCTGACCTCTGCCATCGGAACGTATAAATCCCAGATCGACAGCCTCACTTCTACTAAAGAGGCCATCATTGCTGAGATTGAGCACTATAAAGGCATTATTGAGGATGTTCAGGCCAG GTATGATGAGGAAACTGCTCAAACCAAAACTCTGGAGCTTGACTGGACTGCGCTGAAAGAG GAAGTGGATAATCTATACCTTACCATCTTTGAGTTGCAAACCAGCATCGGTGGTTTGGAGGATCAGATTGCTCTCTCCAAGCAGGTGTATGACGCT AAAGTGAAAGAGGTGAGAAACATTGTGACTGGTGGTGTGAAGTCAGCAGTGTCTATCTCAGTGGATAACGCAGCCCAAGCACAGGATCTGACCTCAGCGCTGACTGAAGTCAAAGCTCACTATGAAGCCCTGGCTCAACGCAGCAAGCAGGACGCCCTCCTCTCAGTGCAGGACAGT CTTTCCATGATGTCTGTATCCTCTCACCCCACTTCTCAAACACTCACCTCAGCCAAGGAAGAGCTCAGGGTTTACAAACTACAGATTGACTCTGTGCAGAGGGAGATCGAGAGGCTCAAATCTCTG AACTTGCAGTTGGAGTCTCAGGTGGAGGAGGCAGAAGTTCACTCCAGCTCCCACACAGAAACATACCAGGATCAGGTTCTTACTCTTAAATCCCAGCTTGATGATCTCAGAAAG CAAATTGCTCATTACGGTCAAGAATATCAGGAGCTTCTCGCCAGCAAGATGTCGCTGGATGTTGAAATCACAGCCTATAAGAAACTCCTGGACAGTGAAGAGAACAG GTTGAAATCTGGAGGTGGTGTCACGGTGCACATGTCTAAGACTGTAGTCGGAGGAGGAGCAGCGGCTGGAGGAGGAGGTCTAGGCCTGGGTGCAGGAGGTGCAGGCTTGGGTGGAGGTGCCGGTCTAGGTCTTGGAGGTGGATTTGGGCTGGGCGGAGGCCTAGGAGGTGGTCTTGGGGGTCTAGGACTGGGACTCGGTGGAGGACTGGGCTTTGGAGCAGGTGCAGGAAGTTCCTTCAGCGCAGGGAGCAGTTACATGTCCTCCAGCCTGAGCAGCAGTGCCT TGTCATCCACTGTTTACTGA